The genome window GAAAAGGAGGTGTCTCAGTGCATTCCTCTTGCTCAATACAAACATTTGAAAGATCTTCTTCTGTTTTGAGCAGCAAACGAAGAGTCATTAGCCATTCAGGTTTTTCTTCCTTCTCTCCATGCAATTTTTCTGACAgctagaaaaaagaaaatggttatAAAAGCAATTCTCTGCATTTAAACCTAGGGATCATTTTACACATGTGAATCATCATATTCACCCGTGTAAGCTGCTCCAGAAAGGCGCTTGTGGCTCTTTTTGGGAAAGTGGCGACTTCTACAGCGATGGTTTTACAGCAATGTAGGGCTTGAGTAGAAAATCCGAACTTGTCCAGCTTGCTGGCATAAAGGAACCTGAGCTCCTAAGACAAACAAAGCCATTCGTTTTGATCATTTACTGttaaatatgacataaaaaaagagaaaaaaattgagaaatcTTTACCTGGATGTTTGGATTGGTAAGCTCTAAGGTCAAACTCAAAACATATTCATAAACCACTGTACGCTGAATAGCTTCCGTCATGGTTGATTTATCGACTGGCAAGCTGTTGCCAAGAAAATAATGTGCAAGAATTGGCAAGTGAGCAGaaatattttcacacacacatgcatagaaACAAAGAGCACACAAAATACCTCTGGCAGCCAATCAGATCGAAGCCGAATTCCTTATATGCTGTGATGTAGCACAGATGTGCTGCATAGGTCAGCCCTTTGGTGGCTGGAGATGAAACACCAAATTTATGTAAGGATCAATGCACGATGAATGTTGCAACTGATTAACATACTGTTACTGGAACTTATCTATACCAAGATCATCTCCCATGTCAAGCACAGCTTTGATATGCTCATCTTCTGGCATAGAGGCACATAAAAGATTTGCCAGAGACAGGTACCAGTCTTTCAGTTTTCTAAAACGTTTGAGCTAAAGCGGAAATATTACAGAATGTTACGgaacaagacaaaacaaatcaacaaatacaTAATCACAACAAAAACTCACCATATGGACGTGCTGACGTGCTAATATAGTTACCTTGGCTGGCTTTCTTCTAAGACAACTGAAGCCTATGAAGAAGACTACAGCAACTTCTGACATCAtcactttctgtaaacacatgcttgtatttgtttgtttgtttgtgcacttAGTGTTACTCTCTGGGAAATTTAACATACTTCCAATTGGTTACCTATCACTTGCAGCATGCAGCACAAGTCTTACTTGTGCTGCAACACTTACTCCTTTGAAGTTACAGAACAATTCCATAATGTTCCAGAAGAAATAGGATTCCCATTGCCCTGGCTCTTCCATATGAAGGAGACACTCCTGAGCTTTCCTCTGGATAAACGGAATCATGTCCTGCTTGTGCATCCTGTTGCTACAACAGGTATTGAAATGACACAGACACCTTAAGCACCTGATAACATAGTTGAAAATGTCACTGTTAAAATACTAAGCTGCATAATTAATGTTGAGTTTTTGTGGCCTACAAGAGAGGAGAATTTAGAGAATGCCTACCACGTCAGATCCTGTGCATCAAATGGGCATGCATCCTTGTAGTTCTTGATGTCTGGCTTACCTACATAAAAAGAAGTTTACAAACAAGTTAGGACAACGCCATGTCTCGAACAATCACTTTTTTGTTCATATATATACATTGTTcatatacactaccattcaaaagtttggggtcactttctgcatgatcgttcctgatttttatttctttctacattgtaaaggaatgctgaaggcatccaaaaatgcattaatcacctttgaacagttaatagtgagatgtgtctgctacttatgctctgtaaagacttcataacgcctctaatctgaggtgctgtctctaaatgaacttctcgtctgcggcagaggttggttttggtctcgccctcctggaaTGGCCtgcatgagagccagttttatcatggtgctttcaaatgcacttgacaatactgttcttgcaagaacttttacagaaaggctgacctctgtgtttaaaaataacaactaactgttgtttttgttgttgttacgtaattacctaattccatccgtgttattttatagttttgaaatccccagtattgttgtagaatgtagaaaataaatcactaaacaaaagatttgcaagtgaccccaaaatTTTAAAcgatagtatatatatatatatatatatatatatatatataaggtggGCCATATgtttccatatactgtatagatatatgggggggggggggatccaTAAAAGACAGTTTATTCATATACAGTTCAACCTTATATTGCAAGCagaattcgttctggaagcaagcttgtatatcaaataactcatttattaaagcaaatttcccccataagaaataataaaaactctgaagattcgttccacagcccaaaaatattcGCATAAAACTTGAAATCAAACTGGAATCTTTAACAATAAACCTCTCTAATttcacttgcttttgcctcctttgGAGGATTTCATGCaatgtgacattgcattgtTGTTACACAGAATCATCTCCTGCACTGGCAtagcctttttaacctttttttttttcatcacaagagccattgttgcagtacagttactaaagaataggcactacacttggacagaaaatttaaaaaatgctttatgcgcacacacatgctgTCACAGCATTATAGTAAACTGTACACTGAgaccgagcatgggagacgaaTACCCACAGtcctgcagcacaagagagagagaagaactattggctcagttgtgatcatgtgacgcttggcaGACAAAGCACATGTGTACTACTGGTACAGTATTACAAGCCCTTACTCGTTTATCAAATAAACAAGTAgctcatcttgcaaaaaaaaaacgcacaccAAGTTACTTGCAGTCCAAGGTTTCACTAACTGTAATATGCATGTAAtacatgctttcttttttttcctgcagtgtcagtgtgtgtttggtgtgtgtgtgtgtgtacctgtattgcACAATGGAACATCAGGACCTTCTCCACCACAGGGAAAAACATTCAGACTACAGGTTTTCATTATCGTTAACATCATCGTGGTCATCAGTGAAATCTATGAAAAATTGCAATTCatgttattacattttttaatgaaagttatataaattattaacagattaaaaatacgctaacttcattttatttttttaaatatattttagtagACAGCTTCAGTGCTTATTTTAACTCAGGTAATAAGGATCACTTGATAAAAAGTTAGgttttaagtaatatttattacaaatcaaTTTAGAAATGCCTCTCAGCCTacaagacacaaacacacacacacaaaagagttAAGCTCTGAACCCACAAACCTGGAGGTGTAAGATGACAACACAAAGCTATACTGCCACATACTGCCAACTCTCTTATAGTTTAAACTTCAATAACTGATATGTTTTTACCTTAAACTACTAGTGATGCACTCTGCTTCCGAGAAATCCCATTTCAAGTGTTGAAATACttccttttttatataaaaaagcatTATATGTTATCTTGAAATATTCAAGTTAACAGATGTTGAGATTGATCCtaaatattagttatttttatattatatattataatattcattattattcattattttatcaaatatttttgttttcattttaaataaaaactgcttAGGTAATAGCTATTTTGTGTCCCTGTTACATGCACAATGCAGTAAACGTGATGCCTGATATCTCAGGTTTATGTCGAGCTGTTATTGTACCTTTCAACTCCATATGCCATCAGATCTGGTAATAATATCAGTGTAAGTGTGCGAGTGTTCATCAAGTGTCTGTTTTCAGCAGTAGTACCCTCATGTCACACCTCAGATTTGGCTGCAGGTTCTATGTTCAACTTTTACAACTCTCCACCTATAGTCATCTACATCTATCTGATTATTAATAGCCTTGATATTCTCCTCTGGTTATTAAAGCCAGTCTAGggaaggcacacacacacacacacacacgcacctgtCGGTGAGATTAAGCTTCAGGTTCTCGGTCCTCGTGTATTCACTCGGTCTTTTAGTCAGTCCCTGATGTGAAGAATGAGAAATGACGCTCTGTGAAAGAGTCGAAGAACATCTGTGACGTCACCATTTCAATCTGAAAGACGCGTAAATGCGCGCGCACGTAACAGGACTCCTTGATCTGCTGCGCTGGACGCACGCGCCATGCAGACACGCCTTCTTCTGTCTCAGGGCAAAAAACGGCCCCAAAAGgtcccacagacttaacattgagtcCGGCCTGTGACATCACGCCTGTGACTGTGATGCGCTGGAAGGCTCGACCACGCACTGGATGGATGATATTCACGCTCAATGGGAGTGACCCGGCCGTCCTGGAGGAAAAACGCGCGGTCCATGATAAAGAATGATAAAGCTCCTGTGTGTTTGGTCCTGTTCAGTGACTTACTCGTCTTGCACAGGGCTGTGATATTATTAAAGATAATTATAataggcacccaaggctcatttatgacTAGAGAGCAAAGGCTAGCCAGTCGGGTCCGATCccacaaaaaagccaatgcagttCAAAAAAACAAGCTTCATGCTGGCTGTGACGGAAAGGTATTTCCCGACCTGTATAACCATACATTTAAACGAtttcataaaatattttcatgaaTATACAACTGTAGATAAATGtaccttaaataaaaatgtaataaataaaaaacatcatccacaacacatttattattgacccagatgaaatatttattactattaattaTACAACATTTACCAGGCCCGTAGCCAGAGGGGGTTCAGGTGGTTCGAACGACCCACCAcccactgccaaaggtccagaatgttttgttattattttgtttttgtttttttgagacGGATTAAAATTGTTggccattatttaaaataacattttattacaaaacaataaaaaaaaaacccgcgaCATGTTACAAGTCTGCGCAGCAACTGACGTTTCTTAAATCTGTGCGGCGGCATCCAGCGGTGTATAATATGGGTcaaaaagagcaggagagacggaaGAGAAAGAAGGAAGCAGCGTCATTATCACAGACTATTgaacatattgtagcgtttcaCCGCTAAGAATGAACTTCGTGAAACGAGTGAGCATCCTcactgcccaatgcaaatggctgggagtattttatttggcTGGGTACAtaaacagcacttttttttttgtttgtttttcaagtcaacaATCTACAAGACAcatttctaacacacacacaaacaacctgGCCgaacatattgtagcgtttcaCCGCTAAGAATGAACTTCGTGAAACGAGTGAGCATCCTcactgcccaatgcaaatggctgggagtattttatttggcTGGGTACAtaaacagcactttttttttttgtttgtttttcaagtcaacaATCTACAAGACAcatttctaacacacacacaaacaacctggccgaagccactaacccaaacacctatccccaacagggtgaacgcataacaacacccccccccccccgcaaagcatgatggttcctaatcgaaaccccgcccacgccacaatatgttcaaaaagactgccaaacagagtaagtctgttactacctcaggatcaaattgctaacgctagttaagtggtagctaatcatcaaccccacatcacacacagaatagttctcttgtgccttttcttgagcagtctaaatggctatgacaagtatgtaacatcttaaataaacattaacagacagtagcctatctgatggatctgtgaatttattatgttaaaaatgttaatccatcaaaaaaagaaaagaaagaacgacgagttcaatgcgtaaacaaacctgcttgaccatgcataGTATTAGGattcattaacattttattttgaattaatacattattatattaaattagtaaaattaatataataatgttaatagttaaattattctattaaccataggCAATACTGTCTGGTGTCTATACCCGgtgtagacagcattcgaatgaagtttatcatgaataattgttaaataaagcataaaataaaataagcccacaaaaaaaataaaaaatttccatcccacagtcttgtaagtacattaactgatcggcttttccccgtaatatttgtatattattattatgagataattattggtaatatttttcaaaagcatgcacattatgataccagcagacaagctaatctagcacatgtcactaaaatgcagtatttaaacctcaaaatgaaataaaaaatgagtaaatattcaaatacaaaatactgagaaaaaaggtccactttttaaaaaaaaaaaaaaccccttgcactaggctggctacgggcctgtttacacatttacattaaccTAAAAGTTAACCTTTAAggtttacattaacattaaccTAAAGTTAACCTTAAAGTTTAtctaaaacttatttaaaataaaatgtatataagaCGTGGATTATGTCGTAATGATGCTCATTCATATCACCCGCTATGAACGTGAGCTGTGAATCTACAGTAATTTAAAGCTTgggtatttttgttgttgtgttggtCTGATGGATGGTACAGAATGGTGCgttcacagaaaaaaaagagtttgtacTGCAATGCCCTGTGTTTAATAATGTATGGGAAGAAACTGTCCTGGCTGGGTTGTTTGTTTCATATCACTAAGTATACTTGACTAGCAATACACtctgtaaccaaaaaaaaaacgaaacataAACCATAGTATAAACTGCATAAAACAGAGACACTGTAGAAGTTACTTTTCCTATGCTGgcgattattatttttccatgaCAGCATTTGTAAGTAGCCTATTCCATTTCTAAGCATCTATCCaaacatgtatatatgttacatttattaataatttccaATTACAcctacatttaataaaaaaatattagactATAATGGTGATTGTTTGGATTTGTTCCTGCATTCCTGTGgttcataattaaaaaatatatttttgcaaaTGTGATATTTCCTTAGTGTTCATTCGAAATGATGAAATCTATAcaagcaaacacacatttaaaaatttacaaaatcaaGTGTAACACCCTGAAGtcaatttattaatgtatttcttAAAGTGTTTCTGTCACACTTTGCTCACACACTTTTCACATACTGAAAACATTTGATGTGAACAGGTTCACAGAGGCAGAAGGGGAAGTGGACATTGCTTCAGTTTCTGGTAAAAACTGGATGGCACAAAGATTGTGACAGATTTGTAGACAAGCTGTTGAACAGAAGAAGAACAGGAGCTTCAATATCTTTCTGAAGTGGAGTTGGTGTGgagatgtgtgagtgtgaactCAGGATGAAGATCCTCCTCATCTTCACCCTCTGTCTGATCTCAGGTAAAGAAATGCACTTCAGAATAATCCTCACTCTCAGCAGCAGTGTTACATGAAGGAAGGTTTTGCTTAGATGGATGTTTGGTGTTTTGTTAGATGGAGGAGATTCCAAGGAAGTAACAGGATATTCAGGAGGAGGAGTCCTTATCAAGTGCGAGTAtgatataaaatacacacaaaaaaataaatatttctgtaaGCCTTTACCACCAGGCTGTTCTGACGGAATAAAGACAGAAGCTAAAAACGAGTGGATACATTCAGGAAGATTCTCACTGTATGATGACACCAAATCAGCAGAGTTTAGAGTGATGATCAAAGAGCTCACTGTACAGGACAATGGGACGTACCACTGTGGAGCTGGTCAAATTGGAAAAGATATTTACACACCGGTGGAACTGAGGGTAAAGGAAGGTGAGTCTCTCACCACTGCATTCTGATTATCCTCTTAAAAATTTAGCTTTACTAGCATCAGCTACACCAAAAGTACCAATGATATGAAGTGATTAAATCGTTATATAGTCATTATGGGAAGTAACGCCAAAGTGCTGTTTAATTCtcagttctgattggtcagaatttaATTTTCTATGAAAACAGTTCTAACAATAATGTTAACTGTAAGTTTAGAATAAATTCACAATTTATAGTATGCTATCGTTttatggggtttttttttttagttatttaaaagttttgagCTCATTTAgtctattaatattttttttttcctaagacTTGGTCATTCAGCTTACTGTTCAAAGAAAAGTCCTAACAGGAACTAAATTGTTAACTAGATGtttgtcaatattttttttaactacaaatGGGTTGgtcaaaaaaattatgcatttttctttattgaacTAAAATTGTATCGAATTGATGTAGAACATGTTGATTAAAACATGCTGATTTAAGTTTATGTTATTGGacaattaataatttttctataacagcacacccCCATGCTAAGATTAAATGcacacagaaaataaattaataaataaataataataataatataaaagacAATCGCTTAATAATTCCTTATGTGctgtatattttcatatatttcaaCTTGCTTTTAAGGGGCATCAGGCTCTAGAGAAGTGACTGCGTATGCAGGAACAAGAAGCAACATTAAGTGCACTTATGAGGATGAATACAAAGacaaaatcaaatttttttgtaaGATCGGGACAGCTCATCAGTGTTCAGATCAAATaagaacagaaacaaaaaatttatgGACACATGATGGCAGATTCTCGATTCATGACAACAAAAGTGCAGGATTCTTCAGTGTGTTTATCAGAGAGCTGATTACAGAGGACACTGGAACATACGCGTGTGCTGTAGCTGTGTCTGGTGAAATAGAGAGCTACACTATAGTGAAGTTCAATGTTACAGAGGGTGAGTAGCAATTAGTACAataatatatgaataattaataaataaataaaacttaaaagtgGCCATGCTGATTTGTTTAAGTGTAATGTGCAGACTGTATTGTATATAATCTTATCTGATGTATTGTGATTAATGTACAGCCCTGTCCATTGAGAAGTCAATCAGTGAGACTGTCCCTGTAGGAGGAGATCTAAATGTCCGCTGTAAATACCCAGAATCCCACAGGAGTGACAATAAGTTTCTCTGCAAAAAAACTGCAACTGCTGCTTGTTCTTATAATATAACTGTTAAAGAAAATCGAAAGATTGTTAATAAGGGGAAATTCTCCCTGCATGATGAGAGAGCAGGACAAATCATGAGTGTGAGTATTAAAAATATAGCTGAGCGAGACTCCGGTGAATACTGGTGTGGAGCTGAAGCAAACTGGACATCTGATGATGGATACAAGGTTTATTTCACACGGATCAACCTGACAGTTACTGGTGAGTTTATATAAGTAAGGCATGTAGTAGGTAGTAGTTAGTAAGGCACTTACTTTAAGTGCACAATCTAATTACTGTGTACTGTGTTTAAATGCATCTATGACTATAGATCAtacattataatcatatttccTATATATATCCTTTTCTAGGATTTCCACTTTCCACTGTGATTGCTGTGTCTGTGACTCTGCTGGTCCTACTAATTATAAGCCTTATTTTGATTGCAACTGTATGTAAGAGATGCAAGAagcaaggtacacacacacacgcacacacatgtcaCATCAAAACTTTTTGTCATTCAACCTAGCAAAGTTTTTTGATCGTCAAAATATTGGGGcaacttttgttttaaaacagaaGGGATACCAAAACACTTCTGTTATTaggtaattatttttaatttttttaaagttagaaTTACCTTAATAAATTACATTGTAAAAATATAGAATCAGCATGACATGAcaaatctatacatataataaaagttagcatgtctgtacattaaagTTATTTTCGGGGGGAACATAAGataagtaatagaacacatcaataTGGTTTTGTGGGATttttatctgtctgtttgtctggttgtttgtgcacgcatcatgtAAAAACATAGATTTTTTACAGGTGTAATgcccttatatcataaaaaaatcaacattgaaaaaatctttagttcaacagatggtgctgtacattttttaatatgcgtttatgagtgtgcaattaaaatctacttaataaatgcaatctcacaccttcattccacgcacatcacagTAACACCTAAAAAAATTTGTTCATTACAAAATCCAACAGAtgcattgtatattttttagggagtgtgcaattaaattgcATGCGTACGAAGTCACAGGCATATCTAGTATAGTTATATTTCTTAACTGAAATAAGTCCTGAAAATGCTCATCATGTCACTGCTAGTTTTTTCCTTTGTCGGCCACAAAGCTGAACCCCAGTCACAGGTCCGAGAGTGCTTTGTCCACCACAACCTGCCAATGGTAGAAAAAGAATATACACAGCATAATCACAACTACATGATttttgtgtctgtatatatAAAGGTTTTGTAACTTTCATCTCTTTGCAGGCCCAGAAATAACAACACAAACTTCTGGAGAGGTGAGTACAAGGTGACAGCAAAACTACTCATCCACacaaaaaagattttgaaattccTAAAACCCTATGTGTTACTATTTCAGAccaatggagaatatgaaaatTACCCAAATGCATTTAATTTCCAGTCAAGACAAATGAACAACCTATCCGAGTCTGTCTATCAGAGTCTGGACACCAacaccaaccaatcagattcaacCTACCAAAGACTTgataactgataaaaaaaaactgataaaccAACCCAGGGGTTCCAGCAGGATTATGGTTCATAGTTTGCACAAGACCACCCAGCTACCTATGTCCAGGTGCaacgtacatacacacatacacctaccCAGCCTGTAATTGAGCAAGTAGGAAAGTAATATTCATTGAagatttttttgcacattatcGATAAAACAGCACCATAAAACTATGATTTCTGTACTGCATCCTTTTCAAAGGCCAGACTCATTGATACTGTTTTTTCTTGGCAGAGTCTTCACTGAATACAATAGGTCGCTTTTTATAAACAGAAAAAtgttaagctgtttttttttggtggctTTTCAAAATTACTTATTTAAGAGTATGATTAAGTGCCAAACCTGATGCCATGATGCCATATGATACCAGTGACGTAAAAAATTACCAAAATCATTCAAATAGTTACAGCCGGCAACACCCCTGAACCAACCCTGGATGCAGTTGGAGTCAGAAATTTCCCTGTGAGATTAATGTTCTCATATTCTAATTAGGTTGATTTGCCTTGATACAAACACAATCCCATGAGACTAATTGTTAAGATGTGTTGAGATTTAATATTAATCCTGCTAATTAGTTTGTTTTCCAATAAAAAATTAGCATACATTGATCAGTAATAACATCAACACCACCCCCAGGTAAACTGCATAactatacaccagcaaactgatttttttttgtgtgtgtgtgtgactggatCATTGGCTccaaatgcagcacaaattacattaaaaagccAATTTGTTAGTTGGCCATAACAAAAAGTCAACAGAACACACATTACACCAGAGAGGAACTAGCAGGCAAAGAAACCAAGGCCTCTGACTTGACCTAAATTCGATTGAGCTCCCCAGGCATGCGCAGAAGAAACAGCAgccaaaaaatatttacataaaaaagtgACATCAGCAACCACAGGTATTGTTGTACTGTAAAACAAAGTTAAAAACtttgtaattttaaaattactGTAAATTTGTGAAACAATTTGTCAAGCTTGTATGATGTACATTTCAATCCAATTGATAGTTCTtgtagtttaattaattaataaaagtttGTTGTTTATCACCTTTTggaggttttttgattagtttaAGGTTTAAGCTCAGTAGCACTTAGTAATCaacagtaaacatttatttttatttggttttgttaaattaaataattaattatcatttattatttcctaCTTTAACCATTAAATCACATTCAataattttatgtaattattgtCCATAAATAATGCTGTAATGATGCATTTGCCTCCTAATGTTTTAGAACTTTTGGATGAGTAAGCTTAGCCACacattgtttttccattttgtgtaattgtatttacttataattttagttttttttctttttttttacatgctaaTTAAAGGCAAAAATGATAAGAGTGTAGAATGTTGTGtccttttttggttttaaaagctttttatgtgtttatgagCACTTTCCATAGATCAGGGATGTGGTTATGTGTTGCTGGGCAGGACATAGTGAGTTTTAGTTTCCAAGAACAGAGACTTTGTTAGAGCTAGTGGATACTGGTGATCTGGATAATGGGACCATGAAGGggttacaaaaacaaacaaaaacacttcccaacagtgtttgccTGATGGTATTTACTAGAAACCCACTGTAAGTATATATCTTATGACAGAAACTACAAAGCATTTTCATAAGTCGcactggataaaagcgtctggcAAATGACtaaaagtgtaaatgtaaatgttaatgtaaatgtattcatttgACCCTTCAATAAAATTGATATGCACCCTTAAGTAAGAACTAAAGGAGTAGAGAAGTGTCCCATATCTTAACTCTTCATTTATAAAACACATTCTGACATTTAAAA of Clarias gariepinus isolate MV-2021 ecotype Netherlands chromosome 6, CGAR_prim_01v2, whole genome shotgun sequence contains these proteins:
- the LOC128527057 gene encoding polymeric immunoglobulin receptor-like, translated to MIKELTVQDNGTYHCGAGQIGKDIYTPVELRVKEGASGSREVTAYAGTRSNIKCTYEDEYKDKIKFFCKIGTAHQCSDQIRTETKNLWTHDGRFSIHDNKSAGFFSVFIRELITEDTGTYACAVAVSGEIESYTIVKFNVTEALSIEKSISETVPVGGDLNVRCKYPESHRSDNKFLCKKTATAACSYNITVKENRKIVNKGKFSLHDERAGQIMSVSIKNIAERDSGEYWCGAEANWTSDDGYKVYFTRINLTVTGFPLSTVIAVSVTLLVLLIISLILIATVCKRCKKQGPEITTQTSGETNGEYENYPNAFNFQSRQMNNLSESVYQSLDTNTNQSDSTYQRLDN
- the LOC128526382 gene encoding uncharacterized protein LOC128526382; protein product: MTTMMLTIMKTCSLNVFPCGGEGPDVPLCNTGKPDIKNYKDACPFDAQDLTCNRMHKQDMIPFIQRKAQECLLHMEEPGQWESYFFWNIMELFCNFKGKVMMSEVAVVFFIGFSCLRRKPAKLKRFRKLKDWYLSLANLLCASMPEDEHIKAVLDMGDDLATKGLTYAAHLCYITAYKEFGFDLIGCQSLPVDKSTMTEAIQRTVVYEYVLSLTLELTNPNIQELRFLYASKLDKFGFSTQALHCCKTIAVEVATFPKRATSAFLEQLTRLSEKLHGEKEEKPEWLMTLRLLLKTEEDLSNVCIEQEECTETPPFLDMPVASGHYQSRVRAHWAFTFITKEVTARYTIGALLGQGRCSAVYAGVCKTDNREVAVKFCINNAFSGMMTMPEDSRVVPIEVGLMELVSKPVRCPYVLELLEWFEIPKYNVLILERPSPCMNLVQFCELHKGKLPEPVARDIILQVIVAARHCCDCGVFHNDIKPGNILINTETLQIKLIDFGSGDLLKDTPYKYRSRTPDYNPPEWYLCREYMARSKIVWSLGVMLYEIVCGEVPFKSSEEIIVGHLHFPAGVSEGEKM